One stretch of Planococcus sp. PAMC 21323 DNA includes these proteins:
- a CDS encoding anti-sigma-I factor RsgI family protein, whose translation MRKQSGICIKSKKNRSIFLKSDGQFVKGTPVGNPAIGEEAFFYPLEKRPAIRILPTLAPITAAVAAIVLFMSALVFPVEEAYGYVQVQINPGVELGIDKDYKVISIRELNNDGRDLIHQMGDWENDSLSTVLNRVLHLAVKDETRDITITAVEEGNYKAEKTIKNIILALSLELENKQVAIQMKQATKEQWRHAKENQIPVGQMIKKAETVKNQVEPKEQLLQQEKQSIPLQVKEPKGMKEKKEETESKSKEPSNLRGEKKEDKSLKEKQPQNTPKQKSNSKESSNNPEKSTLIKPQKKVEPTKANSENKLIKKEEKDIEKEIKKDDKDLEKEVKKEEKEIQKDQKEIKVNKKEKKIEQKENKALKKDIQKGDSTKDSLSDIKGKERNKDQKEESHNSKSEEN comes from the coding sequence ATGCGAAAACAATCTGGAATATGTATTAAATCAAAAAAAAATCGCTCAATCTTTTTAAAGTCAGATGGACAATTTGTAAAAGGAACTCCTGTAGGCAATCCAGCAATAGGAGAAGAAGCCTTTTTTTATCCGCTTGAAAAAAGACCAGCTATTCGTATACTGCCCACATTAGCTCCAATTACAGCCGCTGTTGCTGCGATTGTTTTGTTTATGTCTGCTTTAGTATTTCCTGTAGAAGAAGCATATGGTTATGTACAAGTACAGATTAATCCAGGGGTTGAGCTTGGGATAGATAAGGACTATAAAGTGATATCTATTCGCGAATTAAATAATGATGGTCGGGATTTGATTCATCAAATGGGGGACTGGGAAAATGATTCCTTATCGACGGTTTTAAACCGTGTTCTTCATTTAGCGGTAAAGGATGAAACGCGAGACATTACCATAACTGCTGTTGAAGAGGGTAATTATAAAGCCGAAAAAACGATAAAAAATATTATTTTGGCACTTTCACTCGAACTTGAAAACAAGCAAGTTGCCATTCAAATGAAACAAGCGACAAAAGAACAATGGCGTCATGCGAAAGAAAATCAAATACCAGTTGGGCAAATGATTAAGAAAGCGGAAACTGTTAAGAATCAAGTAGAACCTAAAGAGCAATTATTGCAACAAGAAAAGCAGTCAATCCCTCTACAAGTAAAAGAACCAAAAGGCATGAAAGAAAAGAAAGAAGAAACGGAAAGTAAATCTAAAGAACCTTCTAATCTCAGAGGAGAGAAAAAAGAGGATAAATCACTCAAAGAAAAACAACCTCAAAATACACCTAAACAAAAAAGCAATAGCAAAGAGTCATCAAACAACCCTGAAAAATCAACTCTAATAAAGCCACAGAAAAAAGTAGAACCAACAAAGGCAAATTCAGAAAACAAGCTCATCAAGAAAGAAGAAAAAGATATAGAGAAAGAGATTAAGAAAGATGACAAAGATTTAGAAAAAGAGGTCAAGAAAGAAGAAAAAGAAATACAGAAAGATCAAAAAGAAATAAAGGTTAATAAGAAAGAGAAAAAGATAGAGCAAAAAGAAAATAAAGCTTTAAAAAAAGACATACAAAAAGGCGACTCGACTAAAGACAGCCTATCCGATATAAAAGGTAAAGAGCGAAATAAAGATCAGAAGGAAGAAAGTCATAACAGTAAAAGTGAAGAAAACTAG
- the sigI gene encoding RNA polymerase sigma-I factor yields the protein MLLATLGWKFGRIEKVDAETMVLQVQDGDEQALHDLLSHYSPFMKKTASQVCKRFIDDHDDEYSIALSAFNEAIHKFDQNNNASFLTFAHMVIRRRIIDFIRKESRRDEFSHDFMPAAETEEHNGIADNAASFAYSSEQENQKRREEIVRYEEILQEFNLSFEILVKVSPTHLDARITAIQIAQLVAETDEYKQYLLDKKKLPIKEIECLVKVSRKTIERNRKYIIAMALLQMSDLYFLKDYLKGRLN from the coding sequence GTGCTGTTAGCTACATTGGGCTGGAAATTTGGACGTATCGAGAAAGTTGATGCTGAAACAATGGTACTGCAAGTGCAAGACGGCGATGAGCAGGCATTACATGATTTACTTTCTCACTATTCACCTTTTATGAAAAAAACCGCATCCCAAGTATGCAAGCGGTTTATTGATGATCATGATGATGAATATAGTATTGCCTTATCTGCATTTAACGAAGCCATTCACAAATTTGACCAAAATAACAATGCATCGTTTTTAACGTTTGCTCATATGGTCATTCGAAGACGTATAATCGATTTTATTCGAAAAGAAAGCCGGCGCGATGAATTTAGTCACGATTTTATGCCAGCAGCAGAGACAGAAGAACATAATGGCATCGCAGACAACGCCGCATCTTTTGCATATAGCAGCGAGCAAGAAAACCAGAAAAGACGCGAAGAAATCGTACGTTATGAAGAAATTTTACAAGAATTTAATTTATCATTTGAAATATTAGTCAAAGTTTCTCCCACTCACTTAGATGCGAGAATCACAGCAATCCAAATCGCTCAGTTAGTGGCAGAAACAGATGAGTATAAACAATACTTATTAGACAAAAAAAAATTGCCGATAAAAGAAATTGAATGCCTGGTAAAGGTATCTCGTAAAACAATTGAACGAAACCGGAAATACATAATTGCAATGGCATTATTACAAATGAGTGATTTGTATTTCCTGAAAGACTATTTAAAAGGGCGGTTAAACTGA
- a CDS encoding TerC family protein, with product MEAVLLEYAWVLLVLVGLEGLLAADNAVVMAVMVKHLPKEQQKKALFYGLVGAFVFRFAALFMITLLVNIWQIQALGAAYLLFISIKSIYDQRKGDTDESLEGMDEKPKKKGSSFWMTVLKVELADIAFAIDSMLAAVALAVTLPHLDVFGMKDIGGINSGQFMVMLAGGLIGVIIMRFAAHKFVQLLEKYPQLETAAFVIVGWVGVKLLVMTLSHENVGILPESFPHSTPWTLVFWSVLLGIVVVGGILGVKQNKEQAKENEAK from the coding sequence ATGGAAGCAGTATTATTGGAATATGCTTGGGTTCTATTAGTTTTAGTAGGACTTGAAGGATTATTAGCTGCAGATAATGCAGTAGTTATGGCGGTAATGGTTAAGCACTTACCGAAAGAGCAACAGAAAAAAGCCTTGTTTTACGGATTAGTAGGAGCATTTGTTTTCCGTTTCGCAGCGTTATTCATGATTACGCTACTAGTTAATATTTGGCAGATTCAAGCACTTGGTGCGGCATATCTCTTGTTTATTTCGATTAAGAGTATATATGACCAACGTAAAGGCGATACAGATGAAAGTTTAGAAGGTATGGATGAAAAGCCGAAGAAAAAAGGCTCTAGCTTCTGGATGACCGTGTTGAAAGTTGAATTAGCAGATATTGCTTTTGCAATTGATTCGATGCTTGCAGCCGTAGCATTAGCCGTTACATTGCCACATTTAGATGTGTTCGGTATGAAGGATATTGGTGGGATTAACTCGGGTCAGTTTATGGTCATGCTTGCTGGTGGTTTGATCGGTGTTATTATCATGCGATTTGCAGCACATAAATTTGTACAATTACTAGAAAAATATCCACAACTTGAAACAGCAGCATTTGTTATTGTTGGATGGGTTGGAGTGAAGTTATTGGTTATGACTTTATCTCATGAAAATGTAGGTATATTACCTGAAAGCTTCCCACATTCTACACCTTGGACGCTAGTTTTCTGGTCTGTATTACTTGGAATTGTTGTTGTTGGCGGAATTCTTGGAGTTAAGCAAAATAAAGAACAAGCTAAAGAAAACGAAGCTAAATAA
- a CDS encoding SDR family oxidoreductase, with protein sequence MKEIVFTGFPGFIASQLIYKHAQQHEMISAIILPSERIKAEKEARRIEKETNCRAINLIEGDITESGLALNEQDKVYLKSKNIVFWHLAAIYDLAVPRDLAWQVNVEGTRFVNEFLSELPNLERYVYFSTAYVAGNREGIIYETDLKRPKAFKNFYEETKFEAELLVEDLKQTLPVTIIRPGIVRGHSVTGETIKFDGPYFFLNLIERVKFLPFIPFVGRSQSYLNVVPVDYVLDASIYLSKLDEAAGQTVHLTDPNPHPVEEVYRNMVFLITGKSPKGRLPHSVAKASLSLAPVRKLLGVEIETLDYLTWSADFDTQNAEQLLVGSNVRCADFLETMPAMVEFYNVHKNDKNFQINIR encoded by the coding sequence ATGAAAGAAATCGTTTTTACTGGATTTCCAGGATTTATAGCTAGTCAATTAATTTATAAGCATGCACAACAACACGAAATGATTTCCGCCATTATTTTACCTTCAGAGAGAATAAAAGCAGAAAAAGAAGCAAGACGGATAGAAAAAGAAACGAATTGTCGAGCAATCAACTTAATTGAAGGTGACATCACCGAGTCAGGATTAGCATTAAATGAACAAGATAAAGTGTATCTCAAAAGTAAAAATATTGTTTTTTGGCATTTGGCAGCTATTTATGATTTAGCTGTTCCGCGAGATCTTGCTTGGCAAGTGAACGTAGAAGGAACACGCTTTGTTAATGAATTTTTGTCAGAATTACCAAATCTTGAACGCTATGTTTATTTTAGTACGGCTTATGTAGCTGGAAATCGAGAAGGAATTATTTATGAGACAGATTTAAAACGTCCAAAAGCTTTCAAGAATTTTTATGAAGAAACAAAGTTTGAAGCAGAATTATTGGTCGAAGATTTAAAACAAACACTGCCTGTGACGATTATTCGACCAGGAATTGTTCGCGGACATTCAGTTACAGGTGAAACGATTAAGTTTGACGGACCTTATTTTTTCCTTAATTTGATTGAACGCGTTAAGTTTTTGCCGTTCATCCCGTTTGTTGGACGTTCTCAATCTTACTTAAATGTTGTGCCGGTTGACTATGTTTTAGACGCTTCTATTTACCTTAGTAAATTAGATGAGGCAGCAGGACAAACTGTTCATTTAACAGATCCCAATCCCCACCCAGTAGAAGAAGTGTATCGAAATATGGTCTTTTTAATAACGGGAAAAAGTCCTAAAGGACGTCTACCACATAGTGTAGCCAAAGCCTCATTGTCTCTTGCGCCTGTAAGAAAGTTATTAGGTGTTGAAATTGAAACTTTGGATTATTTAACTTGGTCAGCAGATTTCGATACGCAAAATGCAGAGCAGCTTTTAGTGGGTAGCAACGTTCGATGTGCAGATTTCCTAGAAACAATGCCAGCGATGGTCGAGTTTTATAACGTACATAAAAATGACAAAAACTTTCAAATCAATATACGTTAA
- a CDS encoding efflux RND transporter permease subunit: MKISDFSIKRPVFTIVIMFLVIILGVVSFTRIPITLIPELNPPIGVVVTNYPGASSTEVSEKVTKPLEANLATLPGIKSIQSNSQEGSNFILLEFDWSTDIDDVQSDIAQRIDQTPIPDDSNDPRFLKFDPAQFPILQLSLRSSDPNADVRVIAEELETELRQTEGVASVNISGSLIEEIQIELDQAALEERGLQQSDVVQLIQANNISLPGESIETEDGRNLTTRIISTLTNIEEIQNLVLTIDPLEGDNVTIGDVAKVGISERQSNSETRTNEEPAVLLSALQESQANTADVSDAFQKRLDELLSEDRFEGVQADILFDQGDYVKLAIGNIGQTLVLGGIFAMLVLFYFLRGIRSPIIIGVAIPYSVIVTFVLMFFADFALNILTLGALALGIGMLVDNAIVVIENIERHLAMGKNSKKAASEGAKEVSGAIIASTLTTVAVFIPVIFISGLIGEIFFEFALTISFSLFASLAVALTVIPMMASRMLGKPGSKPKVKKDTSKSIKAFEGSVVWALRNRIIVLFTAFVLLIVGAFGVMQVGTEFIPATDEGFVSVSVELENGSSRTATNEVVDLIEDELKLEEDVDVYVSLVGSTQQGIAQGSGQANVAEIYVKLVDLADRDRSIFDFVDDVQPRVRETVGDLALVSFDLQTAAGSSPNSLSFTVTDTNRSRLDEAVVSIEEALEELPEVTELTNDRQETIDEIQMTIDRDAATEYGLPPVQIAQTVNNITRGVLASQVLTEDDEVLSVYVAYAEGERNSLEKLRTLSLRTPAGEFVELQELADIKIAQGPVSIQRVNQADSVSFTLQHQSNITLGDMSDKVDAELEALNLDENTLISFGGDRELLDNSINDMLLAVLLAIVLVYIAMAAQFESFKYPLVIMFTVPLMAIGVAIALFVTQTPVSITAVIGLLVLVGIVVNNGIVLVDYINQRKEDGMDSYDAIITSVHDRRRPILMTALTTILGLLPLAIGIGEGTEINQPMGITVIGGLISSTLLSLYVVPIVYSLFDRQTRRMNKK; encoded by the coding sequence ATGAAAATAAGTGATTTTTCCATAAAGCGACCTGTCTTTACTATCGTTATCATGTTTTTGGTTATTATTTTAGGCGTTGTGTCATTTACACGAATTCCAATTACATTAATTCCAGAACTTAATCCACCGATTGGTGTAGTGGTAACAAATTATCCAGGGGCTAGCTCTACAGAAGTAAGTGAAAAAGTAACTAAGCCATTAGAAGCGAATTTAGCAACATTACCAGGGATTAAATCGATTCAATCAAATAGCCAGGAAGGATCAAATTTTATTCTTCTAGAATTTGATTGGTCTACAGATATCGATGATGTCCAATCAGATATTGCGCAAAGAATCGATCAAACGCCAATACCTGATGATTCGAATGATCCGCGTTTTTTGAAATTTGACCCTGCACAATTTCCGATTTTGCAATTATCTTTACGTTCGAGTGATCCAAATGCAGACGTGCGTGTAATTGCAGAAGAGTTAGAGACAGAACTCCGTCAAACAGAAGGCGTCGCAAGTGTAAACATTTCAGGTTCTTTGATAGAGGAAATTCAAATCGAGCTAGACCAAGCAGCTCTAGAAGAACGTGGCTTGCAGCAATCAGATGTTGTGCAACTCATTCAAGCAAATAATATTTCATTGCCAGGAGAATCAATAGAAACAGAAGATGGGCGCAACTTAACAACGCGCATCATCAGTACGTTAACAAATATAGAAGAAATACAGAACTTAGTCCTAACAATTGATCCACTAGAAGGTGATAACGTAACTATTGGTGATGTTGCAAAAGTAGGTATTAGTGAACGACAAAGCAATAGTGAAACGCGAACGAACGAAGAGCCTGCTGTGTTATTGTCAGCTCTGCAAGAGTCCCAAGCAAATACAGCAGATGTATCGGATGCGTTCCAGAAGCGACTCGATGAACTTTTGAGTGAAGATCGTTTTGAAGGCGTACAAGCCGATATTCTGTTTGACCAAGGTGATTATGTCAAACTTGCCATTGGCAATATTGGCCAGACATTAGTGCTTGGTGGGATTTTTGCGATGCTCGTTCTTTTCTATTTCTTACGAGGTATCAGAAGTCCAATTATTATCGGAGTCGCAATTCCATATTCAGTTATCGTAACGTTTGTATTGATGTTTTTTGCAGATTTCGCTTTGAACATTTTAACATTAGGGGCACTTGCTTTAGGAATTGGGATGCTAGTCGATAATGCCATTGTCGTTATTGAAAATATTGAACGTCATTTAGCGATGGGCAAAAATTCCAAAAAAGCAGCATCAGAAGGTGCTAAAGAAGTTTCAGGTGCAATCATCGCATCTACCTTAACAACCGTAGCCGTATTCATCCCAGTTATCTTTATATCAGGGTTAATCGGAGAGATTTTCTTTGAATTTGCATTGACAATTTCGTTTAGTCTTTTTGCTTCTTTAGCCGTGGCATTAACCGTCATCCCGATGATGGCTTCTAGAATGCTAGGTAAACCAGGAAGCAAGCCGAAAGTTAAAAAGGATACGTCAAAGAGCATTAAAGCTTTTGAAGGATCCGTTGTTTGGGCGCTACGAAATCGAATTATTGTTTTGTTTACAGCGTTTGTATTATTAATCGTTGGAGCATTTGGTGTAATGCAAGTAGGAACAGAATTTATACCAGCTACAGATGAAGGTTTTGTTAGTGTTTCAGTCGAACTAGAAAATGGTTCTTCTAGAACAGCTACTAACGAAGTGGTTGACTTGATAGAAGATGAATTAAAACTTGAAGAAGATGTAGATGTATACGTTAGTTTAGTAGGCTCTACACAGCAAGGAATAGCACAGGGGTCTGGGCAAGCGAACGTCGCTGAAATTTATGTGAAACTAGTTGATTTGGCAGATCGCGATCGCTCTATTTTTGACTTTGTAGACGATGTGCAACCTCGTGTTCGTGAAACGGTTGGAGACCTTGCATTAGTCAGCTTTGACTTACAAACGGCTGCAGGATCTTCGCCAAATAGCTTATCCTTTACAGTAACCGATACGAATCGCTCACGATTAGACGAAGCAGTCGTATCTATTGAAGAGGCATTAGAAGAGCTCCCAGAAGTAACGGAACTTACGAATGATCGTCAAGAAACCATTGACGAAATTCAAATGACGATTGATCGTGACGCGGCAACTGAATATGGTTTGCCACCGGTTCAAATAGCGCAAACAGTCAATAACATCACGCGAGGCGTTTTGGCTAGTCAAGTATTAACGGAAGATGATGAAGTTCTAAGTGTTTATGTAGCATATGCAGAAGGAGAAAGAAACAGCCTTGAAAAGCTTCGTACTTTATCGCTAAGAACTCCTGCAGGAGAATTTGTTGAGCTTCAGGAACTAGCAGATATTAAAATCGCACAAGGTCCTGTCAGTATCCAGCGAGTAAATCAGGCAGACAGTGTGTCCTTTACATTACAACATCAGTCGAATATTACTTTAGGTGATATGTCAGACAAAGTAGATGCAGAACTTGAAGCTTTAAACTTGGATGAAAATACATTAATTTCGTTTGGTGGAGACCGAGAACTGCTTGATAACTCGATCAACGATATGCTTCTAGCTGTCTTACTAGCTATCGTGCTGGTTTATATTGCGATGGCAGCACAATTCGAATCTTTTAAATATCCACTCGTTATTATGTTTACCGTACCATTAATGGCAATCGGTGTAGCCATTGCTTTGTTTGTTACGCAAACTCCAGTCAGCATTACCGCTGTTATTGGTTTGCTCGTTTTAGTAGGGATAGTCGTCAATAATGGAATTGTTTTAGTTGATTATATCAATCAACGAAAAGAAGATGGCATGGACTCTTATGATGCAATTATTACATCAGTCCATGATCGTAGACGTCCGATTTTGATGACAGCATTAACGACTATACTAGGCTTACTGCCTTTAGCAATTGGTATAGGAGAGGGTACTGAAATTAATCAACCGATGGGAATTACAGTGATTGGTGGATTGATCAGCTCAACTTTACTATCACTTTACGTTGTCCCAATTGTCTACAGCCTTTTTGATCGACAAACAAGAAGAATGAATAAAAAGTAA
- a CDS encoding peptide chain release factor 3: protein MSDQLKNEIQNRRTFAIISHPDAGKTTLTEKLLLFGGAIRDAGTVKGKKSGKFATSDWMEIEKQRGISVTSSVMQFDYDGHRVNILDTPGHQDFSEDTYRTLMAVDSAVMIIDVAKGIEAQTVKLFKVCKMRGIPIFTFINKMDRQGKEPLELMEELEEVLGIQSYAMNWPIGMGKEFLGIYDRFNKRVEPFRSEGERFLELDDNGRLIEDHEMKKTSYYTQAMDDIDLLDEAGNEFSYDRVKRGELTPVFFGSALANFGVQTFLETYLQFAPPPQPRITQEEEIVDPLEMPFSGFIFKIQANMNPAHRDRIAFVRIVSGKFERGMNVTLARTGKNIKLSQTTQFLADDREMVNEAVAGDIIGLHDVGNYQIGDTITSGKKFQFESLPQFTPELFMKVTAKNVMKQKHFHKGILQLVQEGAIQYYKTLHLEEVILGAVGQLQFEVFEHRMKNEYNVDVRMEPVGNKIARWIENEEDVKESMSSGRSMLVRDRFDNYVFLFENEFATRWFQDKNPGIRLYSLL, encoded by the coding sequence ATGTCAGACCAATTAAAGAATGAAATTCAAAATAGAAGAACTTTCGCCATCATCTCCCACCCAGATGCTGGTAAAACAACGTTAACAGAAAAATTACTGTTATTTGGTGGAGCCATTCGTGATGCCGGGACAGTTAAAGGGAAGAAAAGCGGCAAGTTCGCAACTTCTGACTGGATGGAGATTGAGAAACAACGGGGGATTTCTGTAACTTCTTCCGTTATGCAATTTGATTATGATGGTCACCGTGTCAATATTTTGGATACACCTGGACACCAAGATTTCAGTGAAGATACGTATCGCACATTAATGGCAGTAGACAGCGCAGTTATGATTATCGATGTTGCTAAAGGGATTGAAGCGCAAACCGTCAAATTATTTAAAGTATGTAAAATGCGCGGTATACCAATCTTTACATTTATCAACAAAATGGACCGCCAAGGAAAAGAGCCATTAGAATTAATGGAAGAACTTGAGGAAGTACTTGGAATACAATCTTACGCAATGAACTGGCCAATAGGCATGGGGAAAGAATTCCTTGGGATTTATGATCGTTTTAATAAACGTGTAGAACCTTTCCGTTCAGAAGGAGAACGATTCCTTGAACTAGACGATAACGGCAGATTAATCGAAGATCATGAAATGAAGAAAACATCTTATTACACACAAGCAATGGATGATATTGATTTATTGGACGAAGCGGGCAATGAGTTTTCATATGACCGTGTAAAAAGAGGGGAATTGACACCTGTCTTCTTTGGTAGTGCATTAGCTAATTTTGGTGTACAAACATTCCTTGAGACGTATTTGCAATTTGCGCCACCACCGCAACCACGTATTACACAAGAGGAAGAAATAGTGGACCCACTTGAAATGCCGTTTTCAGGATTTATTTTCAAAATCCAAGCCAATATGAATCCAGCCCATCGCGATCGTATCGCTTTTGTTCGTATTGTTTCGGGTAAGTTCGAACGAGGGATGAACGTAACTTTAGCGCGTACAGGGAAAAATATTAAACTGTCACAGACGACTCAATTTTTAGCAGACGATCGAGAAATGGTTAATGAGGCAGTAGCAGGTGACATAATCGGTTTACATGATGTGGGGAATTACCAAATCGGAGACACGATTACGAGCGGGAAGAAATTCCAATTCGAGAGCTTGCCACAATTTACTCCAGAACTGTTTATGAAAGTAACAGCTAAAAACGTCATGAAACAAAAACATTTCCATAAAGGAATCCTTCAATTAGTACAAGAAGGCGCTATTCAATATTACAAAACATTGCATTTAGAAGAAGTGATTCTTGGTGCAGTCGGTCAACTTCAATTTGAAGTGTTCGAACACCGTATGAAAAACGAATATAATGTAGATGTACGCATGGAGCCAGTAGGCAACAAAATCGCACGATGGATTGAGAATGAAGAAGATGTGAAAGAATCGATGTCTAGCGGACGCTCGATGCTAGTACGCGATCGTTTCGATAATTATGTCTTCTTGTTCGAGAACGAGTTTGCAACACGCTGGTTCCAAGATAAAAATCCAGGTATTCGCTTATATAGTCTCTTATAA
- a CDS encoding UDP-N-acetylmuramoyl-L-alanyl-D-glutamate--2,6-diaminopimelate ligase — translation MYSKELLASVPYKQIKGPLPERIEHLIIDSREIKADSAFICITGYTVDGHDFAQQAANQGATLIITEKPMTIDNATVIEVESTSRTMGLLAAKFYGYPSKLLHMIGVTGTNGKTSVAGILHSMLMELGEKSALTGTIGFNLNGQLHPSANTTNDVLTTQQMIARARDEDCSHMTMEVSSHGLVLGRLAGVEFDTAIFTNLTHDHLDFHGTMEEYGHAKALLFSQLGQDLANQKQAILNADDPWSHEIAKMTPHPVYTYGIQNDAQFQAKDIQLMHTGTSFTLKCIEGEFPVTMKLLGEFNVSNALASIAALYAEGYKLDEILKTLSTIAPVEGRMQKVEVEAPISIFIDYAHTPDAIEKAIEAVRDFKKNRIIFLVGTGGNRDKTKRPIMAEKASIADYVVLTTDDPRDETYDSILGDLKTGMTHSNFACIGDRAKAVEHAVEQAEAGDIIILAGKGHEDYQIIGNTKYPHSDKEIAIQQAMKKFQ, via the coding sequence ATGTACAGCAAAGAATTACTTGCGTCAGTTCCTTATAAACAAATTAAAGGACCACTGCCAGAACGTATTGAACATTTAATAATCGATTCTCGTGAAATCAAAGCTGATTCAGCATTTATTTGTATTACGGGTTATACAGTTGATGGTCATGATTTTGCGCAACAAGCAGCCAATCAAGGAGCAACATTAATCATTACTGAAAAGCCAATGACCATCGATAATGCAACAGTGATAGAAGTCGAAAGTACCTCGCGAACAATGGGGCTATTAGCTGCTAAATTTTACGGATATCCTTCTAAACTGTTGCATATGATAGGCGTTACCGGCACAAATGGAAAAACCAGTGTAGCAGGTATTTTGCATTCAATGCTGATGGAGCTAGGAGAAAAATCAGCATTGACGGGAACAATTGGCTTTAATTTGAATGGACAATTACATCCATCAGCTAATACAACGAACGATGTGCTAACAACTCAACAAATGATAGCACGTGCACGTGATGAAGATTGTTCGCATATGACAATGGAGGTTTCATCTCACGGTTTAGTTCTTGGTCGTTTAGCTGGAGTGGAATTTGATACCGCTATTTTTACTAATTTGACGCATGACCACCTAGATTTTCATGGAACGATGGAAGAGTATGGTCATGCCAAAGCATTGTTGTTTTCACAGCTTGGACAAGATCTTGCCAATCAAAAGCAAGCGATTTTAAATGCCGATGATCCTTGGTCTCATGAAATCGCGAAAATGACACCTCACCCTGTATATACTTACGGCATTCAAAATGATGCGCAGTTTCAGGCAAAAGACATTCAGTTGATGCATACGGGCACGAGCTTTACGCTGAAATGTATAGAAGGCGAATTTCCAGTAACGATGAAACTTCTTGGCGAGTTTAATGTATCGAACGCGCTTGCTTCAATTGCAGCTTTATATGCAGAAGGCTATAAGCTTGACGAAATTTTAAAGACGCTTTCTACAATTGCACCAGTAGAAGGACGTATGCAAAAAGTAGAAGTCGAAGCGCCGATATCTATTTTTATCGATTATGCTCATACACCTGATGCTATTGAAAAAGCGATTGAAGCCGTTCGAGATTTCAAAAAAAACCGGATTATTTTCTTAGTGGGAACAGGAGGCAATCGTGATAAGACGAAACGTCCGATCATGGCTGAAAAAGCATCAATTGCTGATTATGTTGTTTTGACAACAGACGATCCACGTGATGAGACATATGACAGTATTTTAGGAGATTTAAAAACGGGCATGACTCACAGTAATTTTGCTTGCATCGGTGATCGCGCAAAAGCAGTCGAGCATGCAGTCGAGCAAGCTGAAGCTGGTGACATCATCATTCTTGCTGGAAAAGGGCATGAAGATTACCAAATTATTGGGAACACGAAATATCCACATAGTGATAAAGAAATTGCAATACAACAAGCAATGAAAAAGTTTCAGTAA